From one Amaranthus tricolor cultivar Red isolate AtriRed21 chromosome 17, ASM2621246v1, whole genome shotgun sequence genomic stretch:
- the LOC130804520 gene encoding thioredoxin-like protein CITRX, chloroplastic yields the protein MQILSGHRCICFTSSNDFHYSPSYHLNASFKLHQKTSLNFPSSQTLPSSLSIPTLLPPKNLLCKPPFGKHVREDYLVKKLSAKEIQELVRGERNVPVVIDFYATWCGPCILMAQELEMLAVEYESNAIIVKVDTDDEYEFARDMQVRGLPTLYFISPNPNKDAIRTEGLIPIQMMRDILDSQM from the exons ATGCAAATACTTTCAGGACATCGTTGCATCTGCTTTACTTCCTCAAATGACTTCCATTATTCTCCATCGTATCACCTCAATGCTTCTTTTAAACTCCATCAAAAAACATCCTTAAACTTCCCCTCCTCCCAAACTTTACCTTCTTCTCTTTCAATTCCTACACTATTACCCCCTAAAAATTTGCTCTGTAAACCCCCTTTTGGCAAACATGTCCGTGAAGATTACCTCGTG AAAAAACTGTCAGCTAAGGAAATTCAAGAGCTTGTAAGGGGGGAGAGAAATGTGCCTGTAGTAATTGATTTTTATGCAACATGGTGTGGCCCTTGTATCTTGATGGCTCAAGAGCTTGAAATG TTGGCAGTTGAGTACGAAAGTAATGCAATAATCGTAAAGGTTGACACTGATGATGAGTATGAATTTGCTCGTGACATGCAG GTGCGAGGGCTTCCAACATTGTATTTTATCAGCCCAAATCCTAATAAAGATGCAATTCGGACAGAAGGACTGATTCCTATACAGATGATGAGAGATATTCTTGACAGCCAAATGTGA